From the genome of Daphnia pulex isolate KAP4 chromosome 12, ASM2113471v1:
GCCATCAGTTTGAACGTTTTGCATTTCGCGCTTCAGGTAAGTCCAgatttctaaatatttattcaatttagaCATTTCCGTTCCacatattttccattttttgtcTAACGTAAAACCggagttgaaaaaaaagccCGAATTTGGTTTCCAACAAAAAGTTGAACTGAAAATATGTATACCGTAACCAATGCGGAGAAAGCAaagtataatataaaagataGATAGTAGCACACTAAGATAACGCAATTTGATGACGTCTGGTCGAGTCTCTGTTAGCACACTGACTCATTTTCTTACCattcttgatttttattttgttttttttttttaatagaatctCGTTCGACTGCTATTCCGGTTCTATCAAAATACGGCGATGGCGGAAGCGGCGGAAGGAGCGGTTGGCGTTGCCCAGCTGACTGTGACAGCGGGGTCTGGCCAACAACTATCGAACCGGCTGCCATCGCAGCTTGAGCAGACGCAGCGGCAGGTGGACGAGGTAGTCCAGGTGATGCGCAAGAACTTGGAAAGCATCGCAGCTCGCGAGGATCACCTCAACGAGCTGGAAATGAGGGCCGCCACGCTGGAAACGCAAGCCCAAGAATTCCACGTGCACACCGCTCaaattcaaaggaaaatgTGGTTTAAAGACCTCAAATGGACGATTATTGCCGTTGCAACCGTCACGACCATTATCGTCATTGTCGTCGTTACCCTTGCTGTCAAGCTGTccggaaattgaaatttttattgttgtccCACAAAAATACCAACACGACGTATCTataattaatcaattaaattctgaactgaaataaatttgtataatTCAACGCATGATGAAATAGATTTCGACATTCGCCTCTAATCTATGGAATGACACTGCTAAGATAAGACTCCAATTCCTGTTCTAAATTTTCAatctatattttttcaaagttaattTTGATACCTTAATTTATTACTACATTGCGTAAAGTGTAACAGTGTTATTGAggatttttattcattaaggGCAGCAAGTCCGGCAACAGGTTTCTATGACAGGCAAATCCTCGCGCAACTTATCGGCGAATCTATCAAATGTGCTGGACTTTCTCTTCGTTAACAAAGCGCATAGTGGCGCATGGCATGACGGCAACCCACCGTGGTCTTAAACTTGTATATCTCACAGGTGactagttttatttattcgtgcAACAGGTTTACTCCCATTAAAAGGTTTGGGCTTTCTCCGTTTTCACTTTGTGATCTCTCTTTCAATTTAGAGTTATTATCCTATTATTCACATAGGCTACAACCGCTACATATTTAGCGCCGCATATAAACAACTTGCAGTATTTTTATTGAGCtgtttaatatttaatttttgatgcttaattattattagaatatTAATGTAAatggttagaaaaaaaaacccaaaatggaTTCAACTTTCCACTAAATTGCCCAGATTCGTAGGTCATAACTAAAATAATATCTTACCCTTTCCTctgtcaaattctttttttaaaaaaatgtagggAACGGTACGAGAATTTTACAAACCCTTACTCTTCATTCCGGTCGGccattttcccaatttttaaataaccttGCCcgagttttcatttctttcgagagagagagagagcgcaaAGTTTGACATTGTTTGATACACGGTGAAAGCGACCTGCGCTGCGACCCAAAGTCCATTTTCGTCACACAACAGAGAAAATGCTTTGGTGGTTGACAAACGTCAaactggttttgtttttcctagtAATTTCTCGACTTTCCCTGGCAGCCAACAAAGCGGAGCGTAACGATACGATCAAGCGCAGCTTTCACGGCGAATCACACGTGTCATCTTACGTGACCGTCACTGTCCCCTATGAAAATGACGACTTGATTGCCCGACTTATTACCGACCAACTGGAGACGACCACCGATTCATCAGCCAATCCTCGTTTTGACAATCAAGTTTCTTCGTCACTAGAAACGGTTTTGAATCGATGCCTCGATAGGCATTTGACAGTCCAATTTTTGGgtccatttcttatttttaccgGCCTCATTGGTCTTCTTAATGGCCCACTTTTCGGAGTCAAAGTGCTTCTCTTCTCCATACAGTTTAACATCGTTTTCCCGACGTTTGTCTGCTTCGTCACGGTATGTTGAACCGTTTTTATCCTTTAGTATTTTGCATTTGAGTTAACCATGTTTTGATCGTCAGGAATGGTTTTATCACAATCCAGATCGAGTAGGACTTCCTGAACTTTATTGAGGAAATTTACATATTTCGAGTCATCGTATTTGTTTATGAAAATACTGTGATGCTACTTGGGTTTTTTCCTAAATTATTCATGTTATCTGTGGTATAAGAATCGTACCATTTCGGGTGGTCTTTGTCCCTCATTTGAAAATCCTTTAATCATTATTTACGTAGAGTAAATACAACGCGTAAAAGGATATGCGAGGATTTGATAAGTATTCCAGAATCGTCATAGCAACAGCTTTACATGAATATAAatagtttaatttttgaagaagtTGAATCACTTGAATGACCCGCGGGCAGTCTTGGCTATAAGCGACCTTGAAACAGTGTGGCTGCGGGCGTCGTCGTTCGTTTATTTCTCTCCCAAAATAATTTCGACAGACGACACGTTTTGTTTATCCAAGtcagtttctctcttttctagcTGGCAACTGCTGCTGTGGTTTCACTCTGATCGTCTTGTTTCTATAAGTCCcaagaacaaaacaattatGGCCATCACTCAACAAGGTTCAGGTTTCATTCTTATTATGATTAAAACTCACAActttttgcttcttttatGTGTAAATGTAATGAAACTTTGTAATTTGTCTGAGGCAGCCAAAATATTGAGACACCCGGATGAATATGACGAAACAATCCCAAATCTTACACTAACAGAATATGTCGTTGACAAGATGCGTGAATTCGGCAACGATATCGCTTGtgtaattaaaatgaattatatTGATTTTGATGTCGTAAATTTATTAATCTATCAATAGTTTTGTTGACATTTCCGTTAAGATTGATTCAGACACGAAACAATCGTTGTCGTACAATGAGATTTGCGAAAACATCTTGGCCCTAGCAGCAGGACTCCAAATGAAACTCAATCTCAAACCGGGCGACATTGTAGCCGTTGCTTTGCCCACCTGTTTGGAGTACTCGATCACCGTCTTGGCCTTGAATTTGTGCGGGGCGACATCTACCTTGATCAATCCTGGCCAAACCATTTGTATTAAaacatattattttattcgagATGAGAAGCTCTCTCAACTAATtgaacttttattatttagctgAATTGACGCACTGCGTTCAACTGACGAAACCCAAATTGTGGGTCGGAACGGACAGTTTTAGTAGCAAATTTAGTCAACTCTATCCGGACGTTGCCAGCAGACCGCCTATGATTTTATTTGGATCAAAGACCAGCAACGGACTCGACTATGCAGGATTGATGGACTCTGGCCGTGGAAAAACTGTTCAGCCAGTGGGTAATACTCCACTAGACTTGGacgcttttattttattctccAGCGGGACAACAGGTGTACCTAAAGGTGTCGTCCTAACCAATCTGAATTATGTCGTCACGAGGAAACAGAGCTTGTGAGTCTTATTTAACTCGTTTCCATTTTGTGTCTCAACATcgttaattgtttttgtttttttttcatacagggaatcaacaaaaatttcttacaGGGATCCTGAAGACGTCACTCTCTTCTTCATGCCGCTGTATCATGCGGCAACACTAAACGGCCTATTTGAATGTTTTATGCGTGGTCTGCGATTTGTCCTGATGCCCAACTTCACCTTCGAACTGATGTTGCAATCAATTCAGGAATTTAAAGTGTGTAATCCGTTTTACTCCGTAGGAATTAATACCTAAACAAATAGTTTCTTTCAAATGTAGATCACTTTGATGTTCCTGGTTCCAGCCATAGCAGTGCAGCTGTTGAAACATCCAGTAGAGAAACACTACGACCTTACTTCATTGAAGATGTTGAGGTCTGGAGCTGCCGCTATCAGCAAAGAGACGCTTGTTGCCCTTGCCGAAAAGTTTGGTGTCCTTGTTCTGCAACTCTATGGCCTAACTGAAGCCACACTCTGCACCCACGGCAATACTTTCACATATAATCGTGATGGAAGTATCGGAGTCGTAGCGCCATTTTGCGAGTCCAAGGTATTATTCATCTTAATTACTTGACTGgaatcaaataacaaataaagaacTTTTTAATACTTAGATTGTGGATACAGAAACGGGCGAAGCGCTTGGTCCCAACCAAGAGGGTGAGATCTGCGTAAGAGGCCCAATCGTGATGAAGGGTTATATTGGCAACGAAGCTGCCACCAAAGAGACGGTGGACACCGACGGATGGTTGCATTCCGGTGACGTTGGCTATTACGACGAAGacggtttctttttcatcactGATCGTAAGAAGGAGCTCATCAAGTTCAAAGGACTTCAGGTATCTCCTACCGAATTGGAGAAGATCCTACTGGGCCATCCGGAAATTCAGGATGCGGCAGTGGCTCCCGTTCCAGATGAAGTGGCTGGCGAGCTACCTAGAGCTTACATCATTAAGCGGCCAGGCTCGGCTGTGACGGAAAACGACATCGCCAAATTTATAGCCGGttagttgttttattttccagttaTTCTACtcgaatttgttttgatatcaTTTGTGTTGGTTTGGCAGACCAAGTGAGTGCGCACAAACGTCTTCGTGGCGGTGTGGTTTTTGTCGACTCCATCCCAAAGACGGCCACGGGCAAGATTATGCGACGTCAACTAAAAACCATTAAAAGCAAGTTATAGTAAAGGGTTCAACGAAATAGTCTTAtcttgttttcaaattatattttacaCTTGGCCATGTCTGTAGACGTTACAAAATATACTctttatcagtcttgaataaTGGGCGGGGTTATAAAGAAAACTAGATTTTGGACTGACGACTAAAtagaataaatatttacagtGCCATTGAATCCATGCAATCTAGGAATGAACTATGATGCAAGATAGACTTTTCATGTCGTGAGATTATCGCTTACCaagcttattttttatttgccataCAAGTATTgccattgtttatttttgggagGCTCAAATGGTCGTTGAAAGTGGAAAGATGTTTCAATATTTTGCTCCGGAATGGATTTCAGCCCCGAATAGCGTTACGCTTTTCACGGTAATTGTTGTTTTGGCAACTGCCGTTTTATTGGCTATCATTAAGCGGCTCAATTTTATTCTACGAGTGAATCAAATTCCTGGTGCATTTTGCGGATTCACCATTTTTGGTAATGCGCCTGTGTCACCCATGTCTCCTGAAGGTAATGTATCACGTTGTTCGTTTTGTACAATCTATTGTCTTTTGTAATCTATTTTATAATTGTagaaatattcattttcatcatggGCTACGTGCATGTTATGCGATCATGTGGTCCTGTTCTTCGTGTGTGGGCTGGACCctttccaaatttcatgcTGTTTACACCTGAGGCATTTGAGGTTAGACGATCAAAAATATCTTCTGTGCAACCGTATAATTATTGCATTGTTTTACTTGtctatcaaaaacaaatttcttttgcatggGTTTGTGACATTTAGACGGTGTTGAGCAGCAAGAAACTGATTGACAAAGGTACTGAATACGGGTTTCTTCATCCTTGGTTGGGTACTGGACTACTCACAAGCACAGGTATGTATTATACGTTTTTCATGTATGTATAATGCAAATTATTAATGATATGAGGTTTTTGCTAATGCAGGTAGTAAATGGTCAACTCGAAGAAAAATGCTCACCCCggcatttcattttaaaattcttgaagatttttttcatgtttttaacGAACAAAGTCAggttttaattcaaaaactcAGCGCAATTTCCACAACTGAAAAGGATGGCTTCGATATTTATCCTTTTATTTCACGTTGCACTCTTGATATCATATGTGGTAAGTTAGTTGTGTAATGAATCAGCGAATCAGCTCTTGTTGGCATTTTTAAGTTGAAGGTTTAATTTAGAAACGGCAATGGGCTGCAAAATTGAAGCTCAAACTCGCATCGACAGCGAATACCTGCAAGCTGTTCTATCGTAAATACCAAAttggttttctatttttaatcgATTTTAGGTGTTATTTATTGCTACAAATTTCACTAGTATAATCTTTAATATAGGATGTGCCGAATTTTGAACGTTAGAACAAGTCAACCACTTATGCGGTCCGATATATTGTTCAAATTATCATCACATGGCGCACAACAACGAAGAAATCTGAAGATTTTACACGGATTTACTGATGGTGTAAATATTAATCATGAATTCACTAATTATTACAAGCCACTAATTGCCATTTACAGGTAatccaaaagaagaaactcgAACGAAAGCAACTTAATCTTAACAAAGGACCTACTAGTCCTGGCGATAAAAACGATTTTGTTCCTAGTAAACTTATttaatgataataattgaCACGTTCAGCGTATCTAATGCATCTATAATGATTTTAGCAAAGAAACGTCTGGCTTTTCTTGATCTTCTTATAGAGGCTTCCAAGGACGGGGAGTTGTTAAGCGATTCCGACATTCGTGAGGAAGTTGACACTTTCATGTTTGAAGTAAGCCTAGACGAAAACTAAAAGTTTCACTCATGTATTTATTGAAatcttgtaatatttttttaagggccATGATACGTCAACAGCTGCCATCAGCTGGTCATTACATCTTATTGGAAGCCACCCACCTGTTATGGTGAATTTCACTTTCAACGCATCTTTAAGCATTGATTAATTTGTGCCGTTTTGCAGGAGTTGGTCTGTAAGGAACTTGAACGTATTTTTGGAAACTCCAATCGTCCAGTTACTATGAACgatttaaatgaattgaaatacCTTGAATGTTGCATCAAAGAGGCTCTGCGCTTGTTCCCAAGCGTCCCCATAATGGCACGTAATCTAAGAGAGGACACAGTCATACGTAAGTTACATGAATATTTTTCCACTTAAAGctattattgaatattattttgtgCCTTTGTTGTTTTACTATACTCTAGACGATTACATCTTACCTGCCAACACGACGGTGTTGCTTGTTACGTACTATCTTCATCGGGACCCCAAGTACTATCCTGATCCGGAATTATTTCAACCTGAGCGATTCTTTGAAGAGAATAATCGAGGACGCCATCCCTATGTTTACGTTCCTTTTAGCGCAGGGCCACGGAATTGTATCGGTAAAATTTTACACAGCATTTTATTCTCACtggaaatattaaaattggCGTCACATTACAGGTCAAAAATTTGCCATGATGGAACAGAAAGTGATCTTGGCCAACATTTTCCGCAATTTTCACTTGCAAGCCAAAGATAAGAGAGATGAAATTGTCCTTTTGAATGAAGTGGTGCTTCGTCCACGTGACGGAATACGTGTTCATCTAACACCTAGACTAAAAGAAtctttgtaaacaaaaaaaattatagccaaggtaacaaataaattgCCTGTAGGTTGTAGCATGTGATATTTCCAAAAgggatttctgttttttcctaCTCACATCCatcattctttattttttgcatCGATGTTTTTCTCAGTTTACACCTGTTTAGCTTGCTGGtttaatttcatcaaatttccACGAAGTAATATGGAAACGCCTAACGCAACAAACGCGATCTTACTCGTTCTCTTGGATAgttgaataattgaattgaatttttttatagttaaATCTATTGATCGTCGCAAGGTGGcgttgaaacttgaaaaatgtacTATCCACCAGCAGGTGGCGTTCGTCATTTTACATTGAACCGATTAAGGATTAAACTTCATTAGGTCATGCGTCATGCCCCGTCGAAATTCTGATAGAAATTGGAAGCCATTGAAAAAATAGCCAATCATTTGGTTGAGGGTTGGGCTGGCAGGCTGCCACCAGCATATTGTTGCAAAGATCATTGAGTTGTTTGATTGTAGTGAACTATTTGGTAAATGATCCTGTTCCCACACAagtttgcttttgtttcttgattgcaTAACTTGTGTTACCCATGGGTGTTTAGTGTCCTGTTACCCCCCAAATGTGTTTGAAACAGCCCATGTGATACCTTTGCTTTTCAAGAATCTAGCAATATTGAACCAGTACTTAACGAAATGAACAGAAACATGCAGTGAGACCTACCTACACAAGACAGACACAATGTTTGCTTGAAATCAGAATTCAAGTATGAATTGGACATGGATTGCAGTTTCACACCAGACAACAAAATATCAGTGTTCAAGAAAAGCTAGTGAGAAGGATGTTATTATTGGTGTAAACTGTAAAGTTGTGCAGAATTGACAATATGGACAGCCCAGTTTGTTAAGTGTGTTCAGACTTGCAGTTCTACATCATACTTCAAGTTGTTACTTCCTACGTTGGTGTCCATGCTGTGTTGAACTGTTAGGCATATTTTATCGTcgatatgtcgtctcttgctacctgtacctgcgttgaggtaatgctaAATGTTcagattcattttattattgacttGTAATTAAATCTGCGCTGCTTCacttgatccattggtgaaaccGTGAAACTAATTAGAGGTTGTTGTCGATAAATTAAAAGTGCATATTTGTGCTCCCTTcctttctgtggccccgtttccctattTGCAACAGAGTCTCTGTGATTAGCTGTGACTGTGCAATTTGTGCATGCAAAcaacttaggattcaaaacaCATGACTAGATGTCGGCagtgtcgcccttgttgttgATACTTCGTGAAACGAGGCAAAAAGGGCGAAATAACAAATTGTACATAATTaataatacttatattcctgtgatttcatataccaaattgaacttcgtaacttatgtaggtttaatcttgacatttttccttatttttatactgtaccaacttatttcttcaaattctagatgcctaatgtcagtcattccaacaggTTGACGTagtgctcagtcaatttccatccattaggcccatcatgctgtcaaaagcctaaaactcatggtTGAAGTGCAAATGTGCCGAgagtatttccccattactgctaccagaccattacaattcagattttcttaTAACATAGGTGTCCTTGGCTCCTTGCgcatgaaccataggatcttttctgaatctcacaattttggtggcttaccctgcaacagcatgtttgttgttatggctgttttacttctgtttagaaggcaacccagctaagagataggtagagttttatttctcataggtaattttgtgtaaatatataaataacgTAGAGAATTTTCATGAAGAGacgaagagtgtgaagtgaacctgccatgtgtgtgtacatgtacCAGATCTGTACATGAAAACATATGTACATGAGTACAGATATGTAAAaggcaaaatttttatttctttaataataatccatagctaataatcattttattctttccaacaGATCTGCAAACACGAGGTTATGAATTTCGTTTTGGGGTCAATGGAGTTGGCGGTGGTTGCCGTTACTGGCCTTTTGCGACGTCTTGATATCAGTTTGAAATAATAGTTCTGAACTCTGGGGAATCCTCACTCATACTCGAGGTAACTTTGCAGTTAACAGGAGTTTAAGATTCGTTACGTTTTTTGCATGtctttgttgtgtttttttgcatGCAAGTCAACCTGCAGACAGGTCGGCCAGTTTGTTTCAGTATGTTTCTGGATGTgcttcacgcttgaaggtcaagGGAAAGACATaacgtaaaactggcatgcggtggtgtagaggttgggtgagaatgacacgtgtttcaacattatcaagtaggtacaatagccgcaaggttAAGctatttgatattcattttgatattttggtttttgtagacccatccccagcaacgtctacctaaagaaggaaaggccagtttgcatttcaatcgaaggtcatggagatcattacgaaAAGGTGTCATACAGTGgagaagaggttgggtgagaacggtacgttttgcatcattatcaagaaggtaaaaaaagccgcaaggcttgagaggaggggtgagaaaaaattgtataaaaggcGGGAGAAAGTCGATAGGTATCAGTCGAGTGAGtgtctccgacacggcaacagctGCAGTATTCGTCGTAATATcagttcgcaattatgggtaaatattcatttttaatttcgagTCGTAAATCTATTCTACCTTGTTTTGAGTTGTTGATACGACTAGTTATCTTAGAAAAATAATGtccaattgtttattttattgcatagttaattatggcgttgtgttgctgttgggtgttgtatcgttgatgttgaccacgagagaaaatcttttaaaaggaaagaaaaagggcaacGGAAGTCAATCGAGTAAGCATCTCCGAACGGCAgcagctgcattcttcgtcgtattatcaGGTCACAATCACGGGTGAATATTCTGTATTTCTACGtggaattttgtatcaatttctattttttctgtttgataatCTGTCCGTTAgtgttgaatatttaatgtaGTCTGGTTAACTATTCCTTGAGACTATACTTTAGAACTATACTTTAGAATGTCTTAAATTTAAGTATGTTTTCTTAATCCATTTAAAGTTTCAACAAGTTCCAACTGATGTAgtgtttaataattatttttccattacCGTAGATGATTTGGTTGTGGCCAGACCCGACCAAATTTTTTGCTTTCCACTCTCTCCTAATTATCTCTCTAAATGGGTAAAATATGTAGAATGAATAAGTttagaatatttattttaaagctGTTGGGAATataattctttgaaaa
Proteins encoded in this window:
- the LOC124209987 gene encoding vesicle-associated membrane protein 3-like, whose translation is MAEAAEGAVGVAQLTVTAGSGQQLSNRLPSQLEQTQRQVDEVVQVMRKNLESIAAREDHLNELEMRAATLETQAQEFHVHTAQIQRKMWFKDLKWTIIAVATVTTIIVIVVVTLAVKLSGN
- the LOC124209802 gene encoding uncharacterized protein LOC124209802, with protein sequence MLWWLTNVKLVLFFLVISRLSLAANKAERNDTIKRSFHGESHVSSYVTVTVPYENDDLIARLITDQLETTTDSSANPRFDNQVSSSLETVLNRCLDRHLTVQFLGPFLIFTGLIGLLNGPLFGVKVLLFSIQFNIVFPTFVCFVTEWFYHNPDRVGLPELY
- the LOC124209799 gene encoding 4-coumarate--CoA ligase 1-like isoform X1, coding for MAITQQGSAKILRHPDEYDETIPNLTLTEYVVDKMREFGNDIACIDSDTKQSLSYNEICENILALAAGLQMKLNLKPGDIVAVALPTCLEYSITVLALNLCGATSTLINPGQTISELTHCVQLTKPKLWVGTDSFSSKFSQLYPDVASRPPMILFGSKTSNGLDYAGLMDSGRGKTVQPVGNTPLDLDAFILFSSGTTGVPKGVVLTNLNYVVTRKQSLESTKISYRDPEDVTLFFMPLYHAATLNGLFECFMRGLRFVLMPNFTFELMLQSIQEFKITLMFLVPAIAVQLLKHPVEKHYDLTSLKMLRSGAAAISKETLVALAEKFGVLVLQLYGLTEATLCTHGNTFTYNRDGSIGVVAPFCESKIVDTETGEALGPNQEGEICVRGPIVMKGYIGNEAATKETVDTDGWLHSGDVGYYDEDGFFFITDRKKELIKFKGLQVSPTELEKILLGHPEIQDAAVAPVPDEVAGELPRAYIIKRPGSAVTENDIAKFIADQVSAHKRLRGGVVFVDSIPKTATGKIMRRQLKTIKSKL
- the LOC124209799 gene encoding 4-coumarate--CoA ligase 1-like isoform X2, with translation MAITQQAKILRHPDEYDETIPNLTLTEYVVDKMREFGNDIACIDSDTKQSLSYNEICENILALAAGLQMKLNLKPGDIVAVALPTCLEYSITVLALNLCGATSTLINPGQTISELTHCVQLTKPKLWVGTDSFSSKFSQLYPDVASRPPMILFGSKTSNGLDYAGLMDSGRGKTVQPVGNTPLDLDAFILFSSGTTGVPKGVVLTNLNYVVTRKQSLESTKISYRDPEDVTLFFMPLYHAATLNGLFECFMRGLRFVLMPNFTFELMLQSIQEFKITLMFLVPAIAVQLLKHPVEKHYDLTSLKMLRSGAAAISKETLVALAEKFGVLVLQLYGLTEATLCTHGNTFTYNRDGSIGVVAPFCESKIVDTETGEALGPNQEGEICVRGPIVMKGYIGNEAATKETVDTDGWLHSGDVGYYDEDGFFFITDRKKELIKFKGLQVSPTELEKILLGHPEIQDAAVAPVPDEVAGELPRAYIIKRPGSAVTENDIAKFIADQVSAHKRLRGGVVFVDSIPKTATGKIMRRQLKTIKSKL
- the LOC124209799 gene encoding 4-coumarate--CoA ligase 1-like isoform X3 translates to MSLTRCVNSATISLVFVDISVKIDSDTKQSLSYNEICENILALAAGLQMKLNLKPGDIVAVALPTCLEYSITVLALNLCGATSTLINPGQTISELTHCVQLTKPKLWVGTDSFSSKFSQLYPDVASRPPMILFGSKTSNGLDYAGLMDSGRGKTVQPVGNTPLDLDAFILFSSGTTGVPKGVVLTNLNYVVTRKQSLESTKISYRDPEDVTLFFMPLYHAATLNGLFECFMRGLRFVLMPNFTFELMLQSIQEFKITLMFLVPAIAVQLLKHPVEKHYDLTSLKMLRSGAAAISKETLVALAEKFGVLVLQLYGLTEATLCTHGNTFTYNRDGSIGVVAPFCESKIVDTETGEALGPNQEGEICVRGPIVMKGYIGNEAATKETVDTDGWLHSGDVGYYDEDGFFFITDRKKELIKFKGLQVSPTELEKILLGHPEIQDAAVAPVPDEVAGELPRAYIIKRPGSAVTENDIAKFIADQVSAHKRLRGGVVFVDSIPKTATGKIMRRQLKTIKSKL
- the LOC124209800 gene encoding cytochrome P450 4C1-like; its protein translation is MVVESGKMFQYFAPEWISAPNSVTLFTVIVVLATAVLLAIIKRLNFILRVNQIPGAFCGFTIFGNAPVSPMSPEEIFIFIMGYVHVMRSCGPVLRVWAGPFPNFMLFTPEAFETVLSSKKLIDKGTEYGFLHPWLGTGLLTSTGSKWSTRRKMLTPAFHFKILEDFFHVFNEQSQVLIQKLSAISTTEKDGFDIYPFISRCTLDIICETAMGCKIEAQTRIDSEYLQAVLSMCRILNVRTSQPLMRSDILFKLSSHGAQQRRNLKILHGFTDGVIQKKKLERKQLNLNKGPTSPGDKNDFVPTKKRLAFLDLLIEASKDGELLSDSDIREEVDTFMFEGHDTSTAAISWSLHLIGSHPPVMELVCKELERIFGNSNRPVTMNDLNELKYLECCIKEALRLFPSVPIMARNLREDTVIHDYILPANTTVLLVTYYLHRDPKYYPDPELFQPERFFEENNRGRHPYVYVPFSAGPRNCIGQKFAMMEQKVILANIFRNFHLQAKDKRDEIVLLNEVVLRPRDGIRVHLTPRLKESL